In the genome of bacterium, one region contains:
- a CDS encoding MotA/TolQ/ExbB proton channel family protein, translating to MLGELLSRGGIVMYLLLGCSIVSSGIIIERFWFWLTEKKRVPIGIVHGIVTGISGSQASQESLHSPFLKEISALLKKRRTGEASAILRKESERAYARSIQHLSGLDTVISISPLLGILGTVLGIMKSFHALDLQHMTSPGEVGHGLAEAMITTASGLAIAVPTLVFYNLFHSLAARHAAALYKLAEDLQQTAPEDSSEQELS from the coding sequence ATGCTTGGCGAACTTCTCTCACGCGGTGGAATAGTCATGTATCTCTTGCTTGGCTGTTCTATCGTCTCTTCGGGTATTATCATTGAGCGGTTCTGGTTCTGGCTCACTGAGAAAAAAAGAGTACCGATAGGTATCGTGCATGGAATCGTGACGGGCATATCGGGAAGTCAAGCATCACAGGAGTCACTCCATTCACCATTCCTCAAGGAAATATCAGCACTCCTGAAGAAGAGAAGAACTGGTGAGGCCTCTGCTATCCTCCGGAAAGAGAGCGAGCGTGCCTATGCTCGCTCAATTCAACACCTCAGTGGACTTGACACAGTTATTTCCATCAGTCCACTCCTTGGGATTCTCGGGACGGTACTTGGAATCATGAAGTCGTTCCATGCACTAGATCTCCAACACATGACTTCACCAGGGGAAGTAGGGCACGGCCTCGCTGAAGCGATGATCACCACAGCCTCTGGGCTGGCAATCGCGGTACCAACACTGGTGTTTTACAATCTCTTTCATTCGCTGGCGGCAAGACATGCTGCGGCCCTCTACAAACTCGCTGAAGACCTCCAACAAACGGCACCTGAAGATTCTTCGGAACAAGAACTCTCATGA
- a CDS encoding biopolymer transporter ExbD: MNPYLRHFQNPAQQGRSVRRARVEIIPLIDVMFLLVAFFMVVSISMVAQKGIFVDLAPAITGDSSIESDEALVISVDADGSFYLNKEQIVEGELAAVLSKKAQDTPHIAVIINADKQAAHAGVIAALDLVRQSGLHNVVFAVEPRD; the protein is encoded by the coding sequence ATGAATCCATACCTGCGACACTTTCAAAATCCAGCGCAACAAGGCCGTTCCGTGCGTCGAGCGAGAGTAGAGATTATCCCGCTCATCGATGTCATGTTTCTCCTCGTTGCCTTCTTCATGGTGGTTTCAATTTCGATGGTTGCGCAAAAAGGTATTTTTGTTGATCTCGCTCCTGCCATAACTGGGGATTCTTCTATCGAGAGTGATGAAGCGCTTGTGATTTCAGTCGATGCAGATGGCTCTTTTTATCTCAATAAAGAGCAGATAGTAGAGGGAGAACTCGCCGCTGTCTTGTCAAAAAAAGCACAAGACACTCCTCATATAGCTGTCATTATCAATGCAGACAAACAAGCAGCGCATGCGGGTGTGATTGCCGCACTCGACCTTGTGCGACAATCTGGCCTTCATAATGTTGTCTTTGCGGTTGAGCCACGGGATTAA
- a CDS encoding energy transducer TonB codes for MLSLRLSHGINAVRLTLCLIGTLLIHLLFFSFTPRESPLLPSLQVSLTPPPLSVQLKTIPKPSSRILSTPREEVKKKKEEAIDHQAAKKETQTEDQQETQETSPRVEEYVSNSTSPREVSEAEYLSNPPPTYPEQARRRRQQGTVLLLVHIDAVGQVEKVTVKESSGFATLDRCALATVSKWRFAPAISEGRAMPSQVLVPIRFELGTL; via the coding sequence ATGTTGTCTTTGCGGTTGAGCCACGGGATTAATGCTGTGCGATTAACGCTTTGTCTCATTGGGACGCTTCTTATTCACCTGCTCTTCTTCTCGTTTACTCCTAGAGAATCCCCTCTCCTTCCCTCTCTTCAGGTCTCACTTACTCCACCGCCACTATCAGTTCAACTCAAAACGATACCGAAACCTTCAAGCCGGATACTCTCCACGCCACGAGAGGAGGTTAAAAAGAAAAAAGAAGAGGCGATTGATCACCAAGCAGCCAAAAAAGAGACTCAAACAGAAGACCAACAGGAGACTCAAGAGACATCACCTCGAGTTGAGGAGTATGTAAGTAACTCAACATCCCCTCGAGAAGTAAGTGAAGCAGAGTATCTTAGTAACCCACCACCGACCTACCCAGAACAAGCAAGAAGACGACGCCAACAGGGAACAGTGCTCTTACTCGTCCACATTGATGCCGTTGGTCAGGTAGAGAAAGTAACGGTAAAAGAAAGCTCTGGATTCGCCACTCTTGACCGCTGCGCACTCGCTACCGTCTCAAAGTGGCGGTTTGCACCCGCTATCAGCGAAGGGCGCGCTATGCCATCACAAGTGCTTGTCCCGATTCGCTTTGAGCTCGGAACGCTTTAG
- the xseB gene encoding exodeoxyribonuclease VII small subunit, with the protein MKTEFLNGKEENMAKEKKIGLEELLKSEDPAKLMSGIKFENGMHLLEELVAQVEEGGLDLEKAMMSYERGIVVLDHLREVLSRAEQKLQVVQSDASGR; encoded by the coding sequence GTGAAAACTGAGTTTCTTAACGGGAAGGAGGAGAACATGGCAAAAGAGAAGAAGATTGGACTTGAAGAGTTGTTAAAGAGTGAAGATCCAGCAAAGCTCATGAGTGGTATCAAGTTTGAAAATGGAATGCATCTGCTTGAGGAGCTGGTGGCACAAGTTGAAGAGGGTGGATTAGACCTTGAGAAAGCGATGATGTCTTACGAGAGAGGAATTGTAGTTTTAGATCATTTGCGGGAAGTGCTCTCACGTGCTGAGCAGAAGTTGCAAGTTGTTCAGAGTGATGCAAGTGGTCGATAG
- the xseA gene encoding exodeoxyribonuclease VII large subunit encodes MGTREYLSISELTKQFNAVLKGEFPSVAFRGEISQCYVSASGHMYLSIKDEQSLISTVLWKSTVARLTFRPAEGVEVCCIGSPTIYSGSGKFQVVISRMEEAGEGLLRKRFLELKAKLEKEGFFDASRKRPLPFFPERIGIVTSKSGAAIADMMKKIRERMPSTEVYLYDARVQGRGSVEDIVEGIEYFQKNCNVEVIIVGRGGGSLEDLWSFNEEKVVRAIFSSRIPVISAVGHEVDTSLSDLAADVRAPTPTAAGEMVVPKKEELLQDVSRYQQRLLAHESWFYPYAQRVDEQEELLRRVFALRVEQHRSQLEKFRADLGNLRPDRYLSLMKNQLFECERRLREITQRQLRSSREGLQTLARQFLVHDPRQKIRVAREQVEFINQRLCSASSSFIREKQQRLGELFKVLEALNVDRVLRRGFSLVEREGCFVRSAAALVQGDEVRIRFAKGAAGASITSVMMEAESSERDKLRKEESAKKQQQSKRKLQKEVRDEGRQETLL; translated from the coding sequence ATGGGCACGAGAGAATATCTCTCAATATCGGAATTAACGAAGCAGTTTAATGCAGTCCTGAAGGGAGAGTTTCCCTCCGTTGCCTTTCGTGGTGAGATCTCGCAGTGCTATGTCTCTGCAAGCGGGCACATGTATCTCAGCATTAAAGATGAGCAGAGTCTGATATCAACGGTGCTCTGGAAGTCTACGGTGGCGAGACTTACCTTCCGTCCAGCAGAGGGCGTCGAGGTGTGTTGTATTGGCTCTCCCACTATTTACTCTGGTAGTGGGAAGTTCCAAGTTGTTATTTCGCGAATGGAGGAGGCCGGCGAGGGGCTTTTACGAAAACGGTTTCTGGAATTAAAGGCAAAACTTGAGAAGGAAGGATTTTTTGATGCCAGTCGGAAGCGGCCACTCCCTTTTTTCCCGGAGCGGATTGGAATTGTAACTTCAAAAAGTGGTGCTGCTATTGCGGATATGATGAAAAAGATTCGTGAGCGTATGCCCTCCACCGAGGTTTACCTTTACGATGCTCGAGTTCAAGGGAGGGGCTCTGTAGAGGATATTGTCGAAGGAATTGAGTACTTTCAGAAGAATTGCAATGTTGAGGTTATTATTGTTGGTCGCGGAGGTGGCTCGCTTGAAGATCTCTGGTCATTCAATGAAGAGAAGGTAGTCCGTGCCATCTTCTCTTCACGTATTCCTGTCATCTCGGCGGTGGGTCATGAGGTAGATACGAGTCTTTCGGATTTAGCAGCAGATGTCAGAGCTCCTACGCCTACCGCAGCTGGAGAGATGGTGGTTCCGAAGAAAGAAGAATTACTTCAGGATGTGTCGCGATACCAACAACGGCTATTGGCGCATGAAAGCTGGTTTTATCCTTACGCCCAGCGAGTAGATGAGCAAGAGGAGTTGTTGCGAAGAGTGTTTGCGCTCCGGGTTGAGCAGCACCGATCCCAGCTGGAGAAGTTTCGAGCGGATCTTGGGAATTTACGACCAGATCGGTACCTCTCTCTCATGAAGAATCAATTATTTGAGTGTGAGAGAAGGTTAAGAGAAATCACGCAGCGGCAGCTCCGTTCCTCGCGAGAGGGACTGCAGACTCTAGCTCGTCAGTTTCTCGTACATGATCCAAGGCAAAAAATTCGAGTAGCTCGAGAACAAGTGGAATTCATAAACCAAAGACTGTGCTCGGCAAGCTCTTCGTTTATACGCGAGAAGCAGCAGCGTCTAGGGGAGCTTTTTAAGGTGCTTGAAGCACTGAATGTTGACCGAGTGCTGCGTAGAGGGTTTTCTTTGGTAGAGAGAGAGGGATGTTTTGTTCGCTCAGCCGCTGCGTTAGTTCAGGGAGACGAGGTGCGCATTCGTTTTGCCAAAGGTGCAGCTGGAGCCAGTATTACGTCAGTTATGATGGAGGCTGAAAGTAGTGAACGGGACAAGCTCCGAAAAGAGGAGTCGGCAAAGAAGCAGCAGCAATCAAAAAGAAAGTTGCAAAAAGAGGTTCGCGACGAAGGACGGCAAGAGACCTTATTGTAG
- a CDS encoding 2-oxo acid dehydrogenase subunit E2: MATEIKMPQLSDTMDSGKILSWSKKEGDQITRGDILAEVETDKANLEIESFHNGVLLKIVTPADSSAVVGETIAYIGEAGEAIPAGTTSTASIASTATSGETLKQTPSDSSPALSQPTYTNGNGNGLATASGQSTSFSSGRIKASPLAKRLAEEKGIDLSTVQGSGPDGRIVKKDLDGTASATPLSAPMIPQTQPVAPAKEVPSEIPATPAEVSAPTDGGSLVPFSKMRTTIAKRMQQSVTEAPHFYVTTSVNMDAVLNLRKLLKEKRGFEKTSINHFVLRATACAIAAEPRVNYAVRDEQFVFQPADINVGIITAIDDGLLIPVIKNADRISFQDLVFEANAAVERARAGRPNAQDLLGGTFSISNMGMFDVESFTAVINPGQGSVLAVSSIKEQAIAENGSVRIANMMKVTISVDHRIIDGVMAGNFLKAFKEALENPALLLL, translated from the coding sequence ATGGCAACCGAGATTAAGATGCCTCAACTGAGCGATACGATGGACTCTGGCAAGATTCTTTCCTGGAGTAAAAAGGAGGGAGACCAGATAACCCGTGGTGATATTTTAGCGGAAGTTGAAACCGACAAAGCAAATCTTGAGATTGAGTCGTTCCACAATGGTGTTCTCCTAAAAATCGTAACCCCAGCGGATAGCTCGGCAGTCGTCGGAGAGACCATTGCCTACATCGGTGAAGCAGGTGAAGCGATCCCCGCAGGGACTACAAGCACTGCTTCTATCGCGAGTACCGCAACATCTGGTGAAACGCTAAAACAAACTCCATCCGATTCATCACCTGCTCTAAGCCAACCCACGTACACCAACGGAAACGGCAATGGTCTAGCAACCGCTAGTGGACAATCAACTTCTTTTTCCTCAGGAAGGATTAAAGCTTCACCTCTAGCGAAAAGACTAGCAGAAGAGAAAGGAATAGATCTTTCGACAGTCCAGGGCTCTGGACCTGATGGAAGGATTGTGAAGAAAGACCTTGATGGAACAGCAAGTGCGACTCCTTTAAGTGCTCCTATGATTCCGCAAACTCAACCTGTAGCACCCGCCAAAGAAGTTCCCTCAGAAATACCAGCAACACCAGCTGAGGTGAGTGCCCCGACAGATGGAGGAAGCTTAGTCCCTTTCTCGAAAATGCGTACGACGATTGCGAAGCGAATGCAGCAAAGTGTTACAGAGGCTCCGCACTTTTACGTAACGACCTCTGTGAATATGGACGCTGTCTTAAACCTGAGAAAGCTGCTGAAAGAGAAAAGAGGCTTTGAGAAAACGAGCATCAATCACTTCGTACTAAGGGCAACAGCATGTGCAATCGCCGCTGAACCTCGGGTAAACTATGCAGTGCGAGATGAGCAGTTTGTTTTTCAACCAGCAGATATCAATGTCGGCATTATAACTGCTATCGATGACGGTCTCCTGATTCCGGTTATTAAAAACGCTGACCGAATAAGTTTTCAGGACCTCGTATTCGAGGCAAATGCTGCAGTAGAGCGAGCTCGAGCTGGGCGACCAAATGCTCAAGATTTGCTGGGTGGCACATTTAGTATCTCGAATATGGGAATGTTTGATGTTGAAAGTTTTACTGCGGTAATCAATCCAGGACAGGGCTCGGTGTTAGCCGTGAGTAGCATTAAAGAGCAAGCGATCGCAGAGAATGGTTCGGTTCGAATTGCAAATATGATGAAAGTTACTATCTCAGTTGATCATAGAATCATTGATGGTGTAATGGCTGGAAACTTTCTGAAGGCATTTAAAGAGGCTCTAGAAAATCCCGCTTTACTTCTTTTGTAG
- the lipA gene encoding lipoyl synthase yields the protein MAIDVPRSQQLMKERLVKPPWLKVKAPGSPEYLDTMKIVKGLSLHTVCEEAHCPNIGECWSHHTATFMIMGEQCTRRCHFCSVKDGTIETLEPLDPFEPHRVGVAIKKLQLKHAVITSVDRDDVSDFGAEHFFQTVTSVHRNAPDCNVELLIPDLRGERRSLERILEAGVQVLNHNVETVPRLYKRVRPGSGYIRSLSILRWAKEIDPAVRTKSGIMVGLGEQRDEVLALMDDLRDAGVDIMTIGQYLRPTAKQMPVKAFITPEEFEDYRQEGESRGFLFVESGPLVRSSYHAWKHTSDEA from the coding sequence ATGGCAATTGATGTACCAAGAAGCCAACAACTCATGAAAGAACGGCTGGTCAAGCCTCCATGGTTGAAGGTGAAAGCACCGGGGTCGCCAGAATATCTTGATACGATGAAAATCGTAAAAGGGCTTTCACTTCATACCGTCTGCGAAGAAGCCCATTGCCCAAATATAGGTGAATGCTGGTCGCATCATACTGCAACATTTATGATTATGGGTGAACAGTGCACACGTCGATGCCACTTCTGCTCGGTAAAAGATGGTACTATTGAAACTCTCGAGCCGCTCGATCCGTTCGAGCCTCATCGAGTGGGGGTAGCAATCAAAAAACTACAGCTGAAACATGCCGTCATTACCTCGGTTGATCGAGATGATGTCAGTGACTTCGGTGCTGAGCACTTCTTTCAGACCGTCACATCCGTCCATCGAAACGCGCCAGATTGTAATGTAGAACTGCTGATTCCAGATCTTCGTGGGGAACGCCGGTCTCTTGAGCGCATCCTTGAGGCTGGGGTACAAGTCCTTAATCACAATGTTGAGACCGTACCACGCCTCTATAAGCGGGTACGACCTGGCTCTGGATATATTCGATCCCTGTCTATTCTTCGCTGGGCAAAAGAGATAGATCCCGCTGTACGGACAAAGTCGGGCATTATGGTTGGGCTGGGAGAGCAAAGAGATGAAGTTTTAGCTCTTATGGACGATCTGAGAGACGCAGGTGTTGATATCATGACCATTGGTCAGTACCTACGCCCTACTGCCAAACAAATGCCGGTCAAAGCCTTCATTACTCCAGAAGAATTTGAAGACTATCGCCAAGAGGGGGAAAGCCGCGGATTTCTTTTTGTCGAATCTGGCCCTCTTGTCCGTAGCTCCTATCACGCATGGAAGCACACCAGCGACGAGGCTTAG